TGATATCAGCGAGTATCCGGCCGTATTTTCCGCGCTCAGTGCCCCGGAGCACCACCTCGCCACCCGCCGGACACATACCCACTACACGCGCTTTCGCCATGAGACCCATGCGTTTTTCGTCCAGGTCTCGCGTGCGGCATTCCGGTGTGTCAATGCCGACAATCCGCACGCGTTCCTCTTTCCAAACGCCGTACCCGAGATTGATCAGCACATCCACCGTATCACCGTCCACGACGCGTTCTATTCGTGCCCTATTATCCATTTTTTCTCCTTTTTCC
The Gemmatimonadota bacterium genome window above contains:
- a CDS encoding thermonuclease family protein, whose translation is MDNRARIERVVDGDTVDVLINLGYGVWKEERVRIVGIDTPECRTRDLDEKRMGLMAKARVVGMCPAGGEVVLRGTERGKYGRILADIIVDDISVAETLICERLAVAYHGQSKEDIADEHLENRAWHEARQEDI